A genomic segment from Nicotiana tabacum cultivar K326 chromosome 7, ASM71507v2, whole genome shotgun sequence encodes:
- the LOC107784671 gene encoding putative late blight resistance protein homolog R1B-12, whose protein sequence is MENVPTSQGTPAHAMASTQRSHPSIDEEPVGFEDDTESIIQQLTGGTKELDIVSIVGMPGLGKTTLARKVFNHFIDSKHFDVRAWCSISKDYSLRKVFSEILKQAIGDIDGIRDKDMPDKLHKSLMRKRYLIILDDIWEVKAWEELRLSFPQDENGSRILVTTRDEEVARQLKHHSNPYFLRFLSVDETWELLQKKVFQGKICPPKLLEAGLRVAESCKGLPLVIVLTAGIIAKKRQVSLWLETANDLSSHDLEEQSMKIIESSYDHLEDHLKACLLYMGLFPEDYTFPVSDLLKLWIAESFVQNIDTEKCMEEASKICLNDLVNRSLVVVTKRRDNGEMKYCTIHDVVREFCLRKLTKEKFMQHIVPFDPYQPLDAKEPRLCMYVHDDLVKQLVQCEYSLDKIPMLAGLNGGTSLARCQRSVEFIAHPTFCPWDHTSLFSLLDNFRLIRVLNLLDIYLESCWDMAMQAVPYLRYLAIFTKEFDFRWVSHLLDLQTLRVVRKDSSNHILKTSPAIWKMHKLRHLDIQDFSFTWEDKDRVIFEEFSETVLPSLKTFGKCWIYLADMTPEFWWRFPNIEQLNLHFVEPIHYSINAKPEVDILNLEQLPLQSLEIRFSTYISIGLSDCVIFPSNLKDLSLHSIFLTDKFVSNIARLQNLERLKLNRIYFRPRGRGYSRCWDVSNYKFQALKVLKLHFVTMTEWCSSDTSFPVLEKLVIDYCWRLQDIPSSFVYIPTLKLIKLSYCSKSLQDSALNIKKQVEEFTGCDSLQVHAPYR, encoded by the coding sequence ATGGAGAACGTTCCGACTAGTCAAGGAACTCCTGCTCATGCAATGGCTTCCACCCAACGTAGTCATCCATCAATTGATGAGGAACctgttggttttgaggatgacacAGAAAGTATAATTCAACAGCTGACTGGAGGAACAAAGGAACTAGACATTGTCTCGATTGTTGGAATGCCTGGACTCGGCAAAACAACTTTGGCTAGAAAGGTGTTCAATCATTTTATTGATAGTAAACACTTTGACGTTCGAGCATGGTGCTCTATTTCCAAAGACTATAGTTTGAGGAAGGTGTTCTCTGAGATTCTTAAACAAGCTATAGGTGATATAGATGGTATCAGAGATAAAGACATGCCTGACAAGTTGCACAAGAGTCTAATGCGCAAGAGATATCTTATTATATTAGATGATATATGGGAAGTTAAGGCATGGGAAGAGTTGCGATTATCTTTCCCACAGGATGAAAATGGAAGCAGAATATTGGTGACAACTAGAGATGAAGAGGTGGCTAGACAGCTTAAGCATCACAGTAATCCATATTTTCTTCGATTTCTAAGCGTAGATGAGACCTGGGAATTACTTCAAAAGAAAGTTTTTCAAGGAAAGATCTGTCCACCTAAGCTACTCGAAGCAGGATTACGAGTTGCCGAAAGCTGCAAGGGATTACCTCTTGTGATCGTCTTGACTGCTGGAATTATTGCAAAGAAAAGGCAAGTCTCTTTGTGGCTTGAAACTGCTAATGATTTAAGTTCCCATGATTTAGAAGAGCAAAGCATGAAGATAATAGaatcaagttatgaccatttggAAGACCATTTAAAAGCTTGCCTTCTTTACATGGGATTGTTTCCAGAAGACTACACATTTCCGGTGTCCGACTTGCTAAAATTATGGATAGCTGAAAGCTTTGTACAGAACATAGATACAGAGAAATGTATGGAGGAAGCTTCTAAAATTTGCTTGAATGATCTAGTGAACAGAAGCCTTGTAGTGGTTACTAAAAGGAGAGATAACGGTGAGATGAAGTATTGCACTATTCATGATGTAGTGCGTGAGTTTTGCTTGAGAAAACTTACAAAAGAAAAGTTTATGCAGCACATAGTCCCGTTCGATCCATACCAACCTTTAGATGCAAAGGAACCTCGGTTATGCATGTATGTCCATGACGATCTTGTCAAACAATTGGTGCAGTGTGAATATTCGTTGGATAAGATTCCAATGTTGGCAGGCTTGAATGGAGGGACGTCTTTGGCTCGATGTCAAAGATCTGTCGAGTTTATTGCTCATCCAACATTCTGCCCATGGGACCATACAAGTCTTTTCTCTTTACTTGATAACTTTAGACTTATTCGGGTGTTGAATTTGTTGGATATCTActtggaaagttgttgggatatGGCAATGCAAGCAGTACCTTACTTGAGGTATCTTGCAATTTTTACCAAAGAATTTGATTTTCGGTGGGTATCACACCTACTCGATCTACAAACCTTGAGGGTGGTGCGGAAAGATTCAAGTAACCATATACTTAAGACATCACCTGCTATTTGGAAAATGCATAAACTAAGGCATCTGGATATACAGGACTTTTCCTTCACATGGGAAGACAAAGATCGAgtaatttttgaagaattttcagaAACTGTCTTACCAAGCTTGAAGACTTTTGGCAAGTGTTGGATATACTTAGCTGATATGACTCCAGAGTTCTGGTGGAGATTTCCAAATATTGAACAACTCAACCTCCACTTTGTTGAACCCATACATTATTCCATTAATGCCAAACCAGAAGTTGATATCTTGAATCTTGAACAACTCCCACTCCAATCTCTCGAAATCCGTTTCTCGACCTACATATCCATTGGATTGAGTGACTGTGTTATCTTCCCTTCAAATTTAAAGGATTTGTCCCTTCACAGTATTTTCCTAACAGATAAATTTGTTTCAAATATTGCAAGACTGCAAAATCTTGAGAGACTGAAACTAAATAGGATATACTTCAGGCCCAGGGGTAGAGGATATAGCAGATGTTGGGATGTTAGTAATTACAAGTTTCAAGCACTCAAAGTGTTGAAACTACACTTTGTTACTATGACAGAATGGTGCTCTTCAGATACATCCTTTCCTGTGCTTGAGAAATTAGTTATAGATTACTGTTGGCGGCTTCAAGATATCCCTTCTAGCTTTGTCTATATCCCAACACTGAAGTTGATTAAACTGAGTTATTGCAGCAAGTCACTTCAGGATTCAGCTCTCAACATTAAAAAACAAGTTGAAGAGTTCACAGGATGTGATAGTCTCCAAGTTCATGCCCCGTATCGTTAA
- the LOC142161955 gene encoding uncharacterized protein LOC142161955 has product MHRQHDFDFVGLMEPMQDGSKLELYRRQIGFSKAFSNISNKVWAFVDELYDVTILYDMEQQLTLQMTHTETRIVQNVTLVNAKCDAIERIELWDSLYAMAADMDVPWLVGGDFNVIWDDEEKFGGRPVTLNEVDDFRHCMNTCNLFDLGFKGSIYTWWNGRAEEDCIFKRLDRCMANIDFQQMFPGIEVTHLPKTGSDHCPMLLKCNLESIVVKKSFRFLNFWTKHPTFKDVVNENWNADFEANPFTLFNHKMKKVKKGLSQWSKSTYGDIFKKISSLEEVVKVH; this is encoded by the coding sequence ATGCATAGACAACATGATTTCGATTTTGTTGGTCTCATGGAACCAATGCAGGATGGTTCAAAGCTGGAATTATACAGAAGACAGATAGGTTTTTCTAAAGCATTTTCTAACATTTCAAATAAGGTGTGGGCTTTCGTTGACGAACTGTACGACGTCACAATTCTATATGACATGGAGCAGCAGCTGACATTACAAATGACTCATACAGAAACACGCATTGTCCAAAATGTTACTTTGGTCAATGCCAAGTGTGATGCAATAGAAAGAATAGAGCTTTGGGACTCATTATACGCAATGGCAGCAGATATGGATGTTCCTTGGCTTGTTGGAGGTGACTTCAATGTCATATGGGATGATGAGGAGAAGTTTGGGGGACGTCCAGTGACTTTGAATGAAGTAGACGATTTCCGACATTGCATGAACACCTGTAATCTATTTGATTTGGGATTCAAGGGAAGTATATATACTTGGTGGAATGGAAGAGCGGAGGAAGATTGCATTTTCAAAAGACTTGACAGATGTATGGCTAACATTGATTTCCAACAAATGTTCCCTGGAATAGAAGTCACTCATCTGCCAAAAACTGGATCCGACCATTGTCCCATGTTGCTAAAATGTAATCTTGAATCGATTGTGGTAAAGAAATCCTTCAgatttctcaatttttggacAAAACATCCGACGTTTAAAGATGTGGTCAATGAAAATTGGAACGCAGATTTTGAAGCAAATCCTTTCACTTTATTCAACCACAAaatgaaaaaagtgaaaaaaggacTGTCACAATGGAGCAAGTCAACATATGGAGATATTTTCAAGAAGATATCTAGTTTGGAAGAGGTAGTCAAGGTTCATTAG